One stretch of Xanthomonas sp. DAR 35659 DNA includes these proteins:
- a CDS encoding M28 family peptidase, with amino-acid sequence MRLAVVIAALLATAPAAAADTTRIPDAALSTAATLRERALADDTGWKVVESLTTEIGPRMAGSDADARAVAWATAKFKALGFDKVWTEPVTFPKWERRGEQAQVLGAHAQPLHVTALGGSPGGTVEAEVVRFADLAALQAAPADALRGKIAFVDYQMLRTRDGKDYGNGGAVRSKGPSEAIRKGAIGFVMRSAGTDSHRVPHTGITRFEEGLTPVPAAALSVPDANQLARLVARGPVRLRLALDCGWDGQATSYNVIGEITGRSKPKDVVVIGGHLDSWDLGTGAIDDGAGVGISMAAGHLIGQLKRAPKRTIRVVAFANEEQGLYGGKAYAQAHAKDVALHQIAAESDFGAGRIYAFNTGSGDAAGSREATRQIAEALAPLGIAYAPDAGGPGPDVGPLAAKGGAWAWLAQDGSDYFDLHHTADDTLDKIDPKALAQNVAAYAVFAYLAAEADGGFGSQAKTVEPPRE; translated from the coding sequence ATGCGTCTTGCCGTCGTCATCGCCGCCCTCCTCGCCACCGCGCCCGCCGCCGCGGCGGACACCACCCGCATTCCGGACGCGGCGCTGTCCACCGCCGCGACGCTGCGCGAGCGGGCGCTGGCCGACGACACCGGCTGGAAGGTGGTCGAATCGCTGACCACCGAGATCGGCCCGCGCATGGCCGGCAGCGACGCCGATGCGCGCGCGGTGGCATGGGCCACCGCCAAATTCAAGGCGCTGGGCTTCGACAAGGTGTGGACCGAACCGGTGACGTTCCCGAAATGGGAGCGGCGCGGCGAACAGGCGCAGGTGCTGGGCGCGCACGCGCAACCGCTGCACGTCACCGCGCTGGGCGGCAGCCCGGGCGGCACGGTCGAGGCCGAGGTGGTGCGCTTCGCCGATCTGGCCGCACTGCAGGCCGCGCCGGCCGACGCGCTGCGCGGCAAGATCGCCTTCGTCGATTACCAGATGCTGCGCACCCGCGACGGCAAGGACTACGGCAACGGCGGCGCGGTGCGCAGCAAGGGGCCGTCGGAGGCGATCCGCAAGGGCGCGATCGGGTTCGTGATGCGCTCGGCCGGCACCGACTCGCACCGCGTGCCGCACACCGGCATCACCCGCTTCGAGGAAGGCCTGACCCCGGTCCCGGCGGCGGCGCTGTCGGTGCCCGACGCCAACCAACTGGCGCGGCTGGTCGCACGCGGCCCGGTGCGGCTGCGCCTGGCGCTGGACTGCGGCTGGGACGGCCAGGCCACCTCCTACAACGTGATCGGCGAGATCACCGGGCGCAGCAAGCCCAAGGACGTGGTGGTGATCGGCGGCCACCTGGATTCGTGGGACCTGGGCACCGGCGCGATCGACGACGGCGCCGGGGTCGGCATCAGCATGGCCGCCGGGCACCTGATCGGCCAGCTCAAGCGCGCGCCCAAGCGCACCATCCGCGTGGTCGCCTTCGCCAACGAAGAACAGGGACTTTACGGCGGCAAGGCCTATGCGCAGGCGCACGCCAAGGACGTGGCGCTGCACCAGATCGCCGCCGAGAGCGACTTCGGCGCCGGCCGCATCTATGCGTTCAACACCGGCTCCGGCGACGCCGCCGGCTCGCGCGAGGCGACCCGGCAGATCGCCGAGGCGCTGGCGCCGCTGGGCATCGCCTATGCGCCGGATGCCGGCGGCCCCGGCCCGGACGTGGGTCCGCTCGCCGCCAAGGGCGGCGCCTGGGCGTGGCTGGCGCAGGACGGCAGCGACTACTTCGACCTGCACCACACCGCCGACGACACCCTCGACAAGATCGACCCCAAGGCGCTGGCGCAGAACGTCGCCGCCTACGCGGTGTTCGCCTACCTGGCCGCGGAAGCGGACGGCGGCTTCGGCAGCCAGGCCAAGACAGTGGAACCGCCCAGGGAGTAA
- a CDS encoding Rieske (2Fe-2S) protein produces MTASSSAALARLEHLAPGDLAEAEAHIGEATESLLLYRDGDGVRAWLNVCPHAGRRLDWAPGQFLKSREGHVVCAAHGAAFELQHGVCVSGPCRGQSLLAVAVAVRGGEVVLA; encoded by the coding sequence ATGACCGCGTCATCTTCCGCCGCACTCGCCCGCCTGGAGCACCTCGCGCCGGGCGACCTGGCCGAGGCCGAAGCCCACATCGGCGAGGCGACCGAATCGCTGCTGCTGTATCGCGACGGCGACGGCGTGCGCGCCTGGTTGAACGTGTGCCCGCACGCCGGCCGCCGGCTCGACTGGGCGCCCGGGCAATTCCTCAAGAGCCGCGAGGGGCATGTGGTCTGCGCCGCGCATGGCGCCGCGTTCGAGCTGCAGCATGGTGTCTGCGTGTCCGGGCCGTGCCGCGGGCAGAGCCTGCTCGCGGTGGCGGTGGCGGTGCGCGGCGGCGAGGTGGTGCTGGCCTGA
- a CDS encoding DUF1629 domain-containing protein produces the protein METMTTNQPRKGEFFQLEPDARRGGKGHGVVFENENVLRTPPRLIVKPKEGGFPLLRELPRLVHHPREGVLPQDLEGGFSGYWLVSERLRRVMQSVDASAFAFADTDYRLADGSKGPTVFLCDVVRRLDALDEEASQLNIEISDEYEAGKYYNLTGDIRLAFRRDVLGSAHVFRLSFHGRVFCDKAFKQAVEVAGIVTRSKSNGLWFDDVVNC, from the coding sequence ATGGAAACGATGACGACCAATCAGCCCAGGAAGGGCGAATTCTTCCAGCTGGAGCCGGATGCGCGGCGTGGAGGCAAAGGCCACGGCGTGGTGTTTGAAAACGAGAACGTGCTGCGAACGCCGCCGCGCCTCATCGTGAAGCCGAAGGAAGGCGGGTTCCCGCTATTGCGCGAACTACCACGCTTGGTTCATCACCCCCGCGAAGGCGTGCTGCCCCAAGACCTGGAGGGTGGCTTCAGTGGCTATTGGTTGGTTTCCGAGCGTCTGCGCCGCGTGATGCAGTCGGTGGATGCGAGCGCTTTCGCCTTCGCCGACACCGACTATCGCCTGGCCGATGGCTCCAAGGGGCCGACCGTCTTTCTCTGTGATGTCGTCCGCAGACTGGATGCGTTGGACGAAGAGGCCTCTCAGCTCAACATCGAGATCAGCGACGAATACGAGGCTGGGAAATACTACAACCTCACCGGCGACATCAGGCTGGCCTTCCGGCGGGATGTGCTGGGTTCCGCACATGTTTTCAGGTTGTCCTTTCATGGGCGTGTCTTCTGCGATAAAGCGTTCAAGCAGGCTGTCGAGGTCGCGGGCATCGTCACGCGGAGCAAGTCCAATGGGCTTTGGTTTGACGACGTGGTGAACTGCTAA
- the trmB gene encoding tRNA (guanosine(46)-N7)-methyltransferase TrmB produces the protein MTDPFFSSGAKTPPKPFTVEEGRRQVRSFVLRQGRFTPAQQRAFDDLWPRFGLDYAGQPRDLDATFGRSAPKVLEIGFGNGEALRFAARQDPQRDYIGIEVHAPGVGRALNALDADGSTHVRLYHHDAVEVLEHEIADGALDEVRIYFPDPWHKKRHNKRRLLQPAFAALLVRKLRDGGRLHCATDWADYAEQMWDVLDATPGLVNRAGPRGHVPRPDWRPQTHFETRGQKLGHGVWDLLYDRESGMGNGESKPPSPAASP, from the coding sequence ATGACCGATCCGTTCTTCAGCAGCGGCGCGAAGACGCCACCCAAGCCCTTCACCGTCGAGGAAGGGCGCCGCCAGGTGCGCAGCTTCGTGCTGCGCCAGGGCCGCTTCACCCCCGCCCAGCAGCGCGCGTTCGACGACCTGTGGCCGCGCTTCGGCCTGGACTACGCCGGCCAGCCGCGCGACCTGGACGCCACCTTCGGCCGCAGCGCGCCCAAGGTGCTGGAGATCGGGTTCGGCAACGGCGAGGCGCTGCGCTTCGCCGCGCGCCAGGATCCGCAGCGCGACTACATCGGCATCGAAGTGCACGCACCCGGCGTGGGCCGCGCGCTCAATGCGCTGGACGCCGACGGCAGCACCCACGTGCGCCTGTACCACCACGATGCGGTGGAAGTGCTGGAACACGAGATCGCCGACGGCGCGCTCGACGAAGTGCGCATCTATTTCCCCGACCCCTGGCACAAGAAGCGCCACAACAAGCGCCGCCTGCTGCAGCCGGCGTTCGCCGCGCTGCTGGTGCGCAAGCTGCGCGACGGCGGCCGCCTGCACTGCGCCACCGACTGGGCCGACTACGCCGAGCAGATGTGGGACGTGCTCGACGCCACCCCCGGCCTGGTCAACCGCGCCGGCCCGCGCGGCCACGTGCCGCGCCCGGACTGGCGCCCGCAGACCCACTTCGAGACGCGCGGGCAGAAGCTGGGGCATGGGGTGTGGGATTTGCTGTACGACCGGGAGTCGGGAATGGGGAATGGGGAATCGAAACCGCCCTCGCCTGCGGCTTCCCCGTAA
- a CDS encoding autotransporter domain-containing protein — MTSSIRPLRSLLAAAIVLAAAPAFAQPTYSRTVFIGDSLTDAGYYRPLLPASVQAVTGQFTTNPDWVWAQYVADYYGTNGHANGNGQIGDNYAAGNARVGVANPSALGVAPSLATQTANYLAANGGKADPNALYSVWGGANDLFAIAGGAPVQATIGNAVASEVGVVASLQNAGARYVMVSNLPDVGLTPRFRAGGTAAMAQGTALATAYNTALFSGLESAGLRVIPVDTFHLLQEVVASPGTYGFSNVTGTACQPQVTAQSLTCNPTSYVSADAADSYVFADGVHPTGRTHEILAQYALSILEGPRTQQVLTHSAAVTGRSRADQVAWHVDGRPEADGVRWWGNLRGDMQRYQHGDLYDGLAPAGLFGVDWSRGDWVFGGFGGFGRVDADFGNRGGDYTQDDSTLGGFAGWYGEHAWVNAQVSYTWLSYDVTRKVNLGPATIDHKGSPDGSNLTAALQGGYEFGEGTFKHGPVAAAIWQKVKLDGYSESNPNSSALGYFDQDVESLVGRIGWKAGLDLGAVKPYLQATYDHEFKKGEEATAWLQTMPDLGGYAVPGLNFDRNYASVVLGARTKLWGLESNVGIAATTGQNRAHDTSLFVNFGGSF; from the coding sequence ATGACTTCGTCCATCCGTCCACTCCGCTCGCTGCTGGCCGCCGCGATCGTGCTCGCCGCCGCGCCCGCGTTCGCGCAGCCCACCTACAGCCGCACCGTGTTCATCGGCGACAGCCTGACCGACGCCGGCTACTACCGGCCGCTGCTGCCGGCCTCGGTGCAGGCGGTGACCGGCCAGTTCACCACCAATCCGGACTGGGTCTGGGCGCAGTACGTGGCCGACTACTACGGCACCAACGGCCATGCCAACGGCAACGGCCAGATCGGCGACAACTACGCCGCCGGCAATGCCCGCGTCGGCGTGGCCAACCCCAGCGCGCTGGGCGTGGCGCCGTCGCTGGCGACGCAGACCGCCAACTACCTGGCCGCCAACGGCGGCAAGGCCGATCCGAACGCGCTGTACAGCGTGTGGGGCGGCGCCAACGACCTGTTCGCCATCGCCGGCGGCGCGCCGGTGCAGGCCACCATCGGCAATGCGGTCGCCTCGGAAGTGGGCGTCGTCGCCAGCCTGCAGAACGCCGGCGCGCGCTACGTCATGGTCAGTAACCTGCCCGACGTCGGCCTCACTCCGCGCTTCCGCGCCGGCGGCACCGCGGCGATGGCGCAGGGCACCGCGCTGGCGACCGCCTACAACACCGCGCTGTTCTCCGGCCTCGAGAGCGCCGGGCTGCGGGTGATCCCGGTCGACACCTTCCACCTGCTGCAGGAAGTCGTCGCCAGCCCGGGCACCTACGGTTTCAGCAACGTCACCGGCACCGCCTGCCAGCCGCAGGTCACCGCGCAGTCGCTGACCTGCAACCCGACCAGCTACGTCAGCGCCGACGCGGCCGACAGCTATGTCTTCGCCGATGGCGTGCACCCCACCGGCCGCACCCACGAGATCCTGGCGCAGTACGCGCTGTCGATCCTGGAAGGCCCGCGCACGCAGCAGGTGCTGACCCACTCGGCCGCGGTCACTGGTCGTTCGCGCGCCGACCAGGTCGCCTGGCACGTCGATGGCCGCCCGGAGGCGGACGGCGTGCGCTGGTGGGGCAACCTGCGCGGCGACATGCAGCGCTACCAGCACGGCGACCTGTACGACGGCCTGGCGCCGGCCGGCCTGTTCGGTGTGGACTGGTCGCGCGGCGACTGGGTGTTCGGCGGCTTCGGCGGCTTCGGTCGCGTGGATGCCGACTTCGGCAACCGCGGCGGCGACTACACCCAGGACGACAGCACCCTGGGCGGCTTCGCCGGCTGGTACGGCGAGCACGCCTGGGTCAACGCCCAGGTCAGCTACACCTGGCTGAGCTACGACGTCACCCGCAAGGTCAACCTCGGCCCGGCCACCATCGACCACAAGGGCTCGCCGGACGGCAGCAACCTGACCGCGGCGCTTCAGGGCGGCTACGAGTTCGGCGAAGGCACGTTCAAGCACGGCCCGGTGGCCGCGGCGATCTGGCAGAAGGTCAAGCTCGACGGCTACAGCGAGAGCAACCCGAACTCCAGCGCGCTGGGCTACTTCGACCAGGACGTCGAGTCGCTGGTCGGCCGCATCGGCTGGAAGGCCGGCCTGGATCTGGGCGCGGTGAAGCCGTACCTGCAGGCGACCTACGACCACGAGTTCAAGAAGGGCGAGGAAGCCACCGCGTGGCTGCAGACCATGCCCGACCTCGGCGGCTACGCGGTGCCGGGCCTGAACTTCGACCGCAACTACGCCTCGGTGGTGCTGGGCGCGCGGACCAAGCTGTGGGGCCTGGAGAGCAACGTCGGCATCGCCGCCACCACCGGCCAGAACCGCGCGCACGACACCTCGCTGTTCGTGAACTTCGGCGGCAGCTTCTAA
- the mscL gene encoding large-conductance mechanosensitive channel protein MscL yields the protein MGMIREFKEFAMRGNVLDLAVGVVLGAAFGKIVTALVEKIIMPPIGMLAGGVDFSRWAWTLKAATVDAAGKEVPPVVIGFGDFLNTIIQFLIVAFAIFMVVKAINRIARKEPPAPKAPSEEVLLLREIRDALKQDAASK from the coding sequence ATGGGCATGATCCGCGAATTCAAGGAATTCGCCATGCGCGGCAACGTGCTGGACCTGGCGGTCGGCGTGGTGCTCGGCGCGGCATTCGGCAAGATCGTCACCGCACTGGTGGAGAAGATCATCATGCCGCCGATCGGCATGCTCGCCGGCGGCGTGGACTTCTCGCGCTGGGCGTGGACGCTGAAGGCGGCGACGGTGGACGCGGCCGGCAAGGAAGTGCCGCCGGTGGTGATCGGCTTCGGCGACTTCCTCAACACCATCATCCAGTTCCTGATCGTGGCCTTCGCCATCTTCATGGTGGTCAAGGCGATCAACCGCATCGCGCGCAAGGAACCGCCGGCGCCCAAGGCACCGAGCGAGGAAGTGCTGCTGCTGCGCGAGATCCGCGATGCGTTGAAGCAGGATGCCGCGTCCAAGTAG
- a CDS encoding fumarylacetoacetate hydrolase family protein, with protein MKDLFAAAEAPRVPVRGLGLFPVHRIYCVGRNFADHAREMGASAPASKAERGQPTFFMKPADALVIGSDSIPYPSATSDLHHEVELVVALGQDAPAGVLGAEDAASLVLAYGVGLDLTRRDLQAAAKAKGLPWDIAKGFDRSAPISELIPAGEVGALEALNLSLEVNGQVRQQSLLDQMIWNVPEILHELSKLFALRAGDLVFMGTPAGVAALQPGDRFSARLENVAERHGVIVG; from the coding sequence ATGAAAGACCTGTTTGCTGCTGCCGAGGCGCCGCGCGTTCCCGTGCGCGGGCTGGGCCTGTTTCCGGTGCACCGCATCTACTGCGTGGGCCGCAACTTCGCCGACCATGCGCGCGAAATGGGCGCCAGTGCGCCCGCCTCCAAGGCCGAGCGCGGGCAACCGACCTTCTTCATGAAGCCGGCCGATGCGCTGGTGATCGGCAGCGACTCCATCCCCTACCCGAGCGCGACCAGCGACCTGCACCACGAGGTGGAACTGGTGGTGGCGCTGGGCCAGGATGCGCCGGCCGGCGTGCTCGGCGCCGAGGACGCGGCGTCGCTGGTGCTGGCCTACGGCGTCGGCCTGGATCTGACCCGCCGCGACCTGCAGGCCGCGGCCAAGGCCAAGGGCCTGCCCTGGGACATCGCCAAGGGCTTCGACCGTTCCGCGCCGATCAGCGAGCTGATCCCGGCCGGCGAAGTGGGTGCGCTGGAGGCGCTGAACCTGTCGCTGGAGGTCAACGGCCAGGTGCGCCAGCAGTCGCTGCTGGACCAGATGATCTGGAACGTGCCGGAGATCCTGCACGAACTGTCGAAATTGTTCGCGCTGCGCGCCGGCGACCTGGTATTCATGGGCACGCCCGCCGGCGTGGCCGCGCTGCAGCCTGGCGACCGCTTCAGCGCGCGCCTTGAGAACGTGGCCGAACGCCACGGCGTCATCGTCGGCTGA
- the thiS gene encoding sulfur carrier protein ThiS, with product MNIELNGQPRALRADTTVATLLQEEGLAQRRVAVEVNGAIVPRGAHAGHALHDGDRVEIVHALGGG from the coding sequence ATGAACATCGAATTGAACGGGCAACCGCGCGCGCTGCGCGCCGACACCACGGTCGCCACCCTGCTGCAGGAAGAGGGCCTGGCGCAGCGCCGGGTCGCGGTCGAGGTCAATGGCGCGATCGTGCCGCGCGGCGCCCATGCCGGGCACGCGCTGCACGACGGCGACCGGGTCGAGATCGTGCACGCGCTGGGCGGCGGCTGA
- a CDS encoding SLC13 family permease, translated as MDTALTLTTDMKLVLGLVGFTMAMFVFERIRADVVALVVLVVLGVTGLIPPEELFSGFSGNAVMSIIATTILGAGLERTGALNRLASWLMRRARGVEERLMLLTTAIAGLNSSFMQNPSVMALYLPVASRLAGRTGLTLQRLLLPIAAAIVMGGALTMVGNSPLILLNDLLQSANNNLPSGMATIEPLRMFAPLPIGVALLLASLIYFRVRGDKALMEEEQLINDGVTPARTESYFARTYGIEGDVFELIVSADSPLVGMTLGEAETVHDAPLLLALKTGNDTRLAPPADMRIWVGSVLGVMGARQQVADFAQNQFLRLSSRLRNLGDLFNPSRAGISEAVIPPTSRFIGKSAAELRLRKQSGISLLAINRDKQVIREDVRKVPLRAGDMLVFHSIWQDLAQASESRDFVVVTDYPKGEHRPHKFKIAMTIFALTILIALTSKLPVALTLMTGVAGMLLTGVLRMDEAYASINWKTVFMMAGLIPLGWAMDSSGAAAWVAGHTIARLPEGVPVWALEIALGLLTTAFSLVISHVGATIVMVPIAVNLALAAGGNPTAFALIVALSASNNLMTASNPVISMITGPANYQPRELWRVGGPLSLIYTAVVVLLVNLMSMAWWDAL; from the coding sequence ATGGACACCGCGCTGACGCTGACCACCGATATGAAGCTCGTGCTCGGGCTGGTCGGGTTCACGATGGCGATGTTCGTGTTCGAGCGCATCCGCGCCGACGTGGTGGCGCTGGTGGTGCTGGTGGTGCTGGGCGTGACCGGGCTGATCCCGCCGGAGGAGCTGTTCAGCGGTTTCTCCGGTAACGCGGTGATGAGCATCATCGCCACCACCATCCTCGGCGCCGGGCTGGAGCGCACCGGCGCGCTGAACCGGCTGGCCTCGTGGCTGATGCGCCGCGCGCGCGGGGTCGAGGAGCGGCTGATGCTGCTGACCACCGCCATCGCCGGGCTCAATTCCTCGTTCATGCAGAACCCTTCGGTGATGGCGCTGTACCTGCCGGTGGCCTCGCGCCTGGCCGGCCGCACCGGCCTGACCCTGCAGCGGCTGCTGCTGCCGATCGCCGCGGCGATCGTGATGGGCGGCGCGCTGACCATGGTCGGCAACTCGCCGCTGATCCTGCTCAACGACCTGCTGCAGTCGGCCAACAACAACCTGCCCTCGGGCATGGCCACGATCGAGCCGCTGCGCATGTTCGCGCCGCTGCCGATCGGCGTGGCGCTGCTGCTGGCCTCGCTGATCTACTTCCGCGTGCGCGGCGACAAGGCGCTGATGGAGGAGGAACAACTGATCAACGACGGGGTCACCCCGGCGCGCACCGAGAGCTACTTCGCCCGCACCTACGGCATCGAGGGCGACGTGTTCGAGCTGATCGTCAGCGCCGACAGCCCGCTGGTCGGGATGACCCTGGGCGAGGCCGAGACGGTGCACGACGCGCCGCTGTTGCTGGCCCTGAAGACCGGCAACGACACGCGCCTGGCGCCGCCGGCGGACATGCGCATCTGGGTCGGCAGCGTGCTCGGGGTGATGGGCGCGCGCCAGCAGGTCGCCGATTTCGCGCAGAACCAGTTCCTGCGCCTGTCCTCGCGGCTGCGCAACCTCGGCGACCTGTTCAACCCCAGCCGCGCCGGCATTTCCGAGGCGGTGATCCCGCCGACCTCGCGCTTCATCGGCAAGAGCGCGGCCGAACTGCGCCTGCGCAAGCAATCCGGGATCAGCCTGCTGGCGATCAACCGCGACAAGCAAGTGATCCGCGAGGACGTGCGCAAGGTGCCGCTGCGCGCCGGCGACATGCTGGTGTTCCACAGCATCTGGCAGGACCTGGCGCAGGCCTCGGAGAGCCGCGACTTCGTGGTGGTCACCGACTATCCGAAGGGCGAGCACCGCCCGCACAAGTTCAAGATCGCGATGACCATCTTCGCGCTGACCATCCTGATCGCGCTGACCTCCAAGCTGCCGGTGGCGCTGACCCTGATGACCGGCGTGGCCGGCATGCTGCTGACCGGGGTGCTGCGCATGGACGAGGCCTACGCCTCGATCAACTGGAAGACCGTCTTCATGATGGCCGGACTGATCCCGCTGGGCTGGGCGATGGACAGCAGCGGCGCGGCCGCCTGGGTCGCCGGCCACACCATCGCGCGCCTGCCCGAGGGCGTGCCGGTGTGGGCGCTGGAGATCGCGCTGGGCCTGCTGACCACCGCGTTCTCGCTGGTGATCAGCCATGTCGGCGCGACCATCGTGATGGTGCCGATCGCGGTCAACCTGGCGCTGGCCGCCGGCGGCAACCCCACCGCGTTCGCGCTGATCGTGGCGCTGTCGGCGTCCAACAATCTGATGACCGCGTCCAATCCGGTGATCTCGATGATCACCGGCCCGGCCAACTACCAGCCGCGCGAGCTGTGGCGGGTCGGCGGGCCGCTGTCGCTGATCTACACCGCGGTGGTGGTGTTGCTGGTCAACCTGATGTCGATGGCGTGGTGGGACGCGTTGTAG
- a CDS encoding thiazole synthase produces the protein MNAPAPHDALVIAGKPYRSRLLTGTGKFADLEQTRLATEAAAAEIVTVAIRRSNIGQTPGEPNLLDVLPPERYTILPNTAGCYTAEDAVRTCRLARELLDGHNLTKLEVLGDQRTLFPDVVQTLKAAEILVADGFEVMVYTSDDPILAKRLEEIGCVAVMPLAAPIGSGLGIQNRYNLLEIIDNAKVPIIVDAGVGTASDAAIAMELGCDGVLMNTAIAGARNPVLMASAMRKAVEAGREAFLAGRIPRKRYASASSPVDGLIG, from the coding sequence ATGAACGCTCCCGCCCCCCACGATGCGCTGGTGATCGCCGGCAAACCCTACCGTTCGCGCCTGCTCACCGGCACCGGCAAGTTCGCCGATCTCGAACAGACCCGCCTGGCCACCGAAGCCGCCGCCGCGGAAATCGTCACCGTGGCGATCCGCCGCAGCAACATCGGCCAGACCCCGGGCGAGCCCAACCTGCTCGACGTGCTGCCGCCGGAGCGCTACACCATCCTGCCCAACACCGCCGGCTGCTACACCGCCGAGGACGCGGTGCGCACCTGCCGGCTGGCGCGCGAACTGCTCGACGGCCACAACCTGACCAAGCTGGAAGTGCTGGGCGACCAGCGCACCCTGTTCCCGGATGTGGTGCAGACCCTCAAGGCCGCCGAGATCCTGGTCGCCGACGGCTTCGAGGTGATGGTCTACACCAGCGACGACCCGATCCTGGCCAAGCGCCTGGAGGAGATCGGCTGCGTGGCGGTGATGCCGCTGGCCGCGCCGATCGGCTCCGGGCTGGGCATCCAGAACCGCTACAACCTGCTGGAGATCATCGACAACGCCAAGGTGCCGATCATCGTGGATGCCGGCGTCGGCACCGCCTCGGACGCGGCGATCGCGATGGAGCTGGGTTGCGACGGCGTGCTGATGAACACCGCCATCGCCGGCGCGCGCAACCCGGTGCTGATGGCCAGCGCCATGCGCAAGGCGGTGGAGGCCGGCCGCGAGGCGTTCCTGGCCGGGCGCATCCCGCGCAAGCGCTACGCCAGCGCCTCCTCGCCGGTCGATGGGTTGATCGGGTGA
- a CDS encoding LacI family DNA-binding transcriptional regulator produces MGKRQGRTGSAVTLLDVARHAGVSPMTASRVINRHPRVGAAMRERVEASIKTLGYRPNLAGRSLRTASLARIGVLYSNPSAAYLNQFMLGILEQSSLDGSQVLVEKSDDMGSQRAATERLLDGGVDGVILPPPLCDSQQTIAELDARGIPVVAVATGAPLPGVSSVRIDDYQAACAITQHLIDLGHRDIGFISGDPKHTPSALRSRAFFDTMAAAGLPVAPTRVAEGLFTYRSGLLAATALLHATPRPSAILCSNDDMAAAAVAIAYGLRLRVPEDLSIAGFDDTPVATTIWPELTTIHQPVAAMGRAAVALLLGEIRQRRDGLPNRGVHQVMKYTLVTRGSTAPPAGAVATS; encoded by the coding sequence ATGGGCAAACGGCAAGGTCGGACAGGCTCGGCGGTGACGCTGCTGGATGTGGCGCGACACGCGGGGGTTTCGCCGATGACCGCCTCGCGCGTGATCAACCGCCACCCGCGCGTGGGCGCGGCGATGCGCGAGCGCGTGGAGGCCTCGATCAAGACGCTGGGCTACCGGCCCAACCTGGCCGGACGCTCCTTGCGCACCGCCAGCCTGGCGCGGATCGGCGTGCTCTACAGCAATCCCAGCGCGGCCTATCTCAACCAGTTCATGCTCGGCATCCTCGAGCAGAGCAGCCTGGACGGCAGCCAGGTGCTGGTGGAAAAGAGCGACGACATGGGCAGCCAGCGCGCGGCCACCGAGCGCCTGCTCGACGGTGGCGTGGACGGGGTGATCCTGCCGCCGCCGCTGTGCGATTCGCAGCAGACCATCGCCGAACTGGATGCGCGCGGCATTCCGGTGGTCGCGGTCGCCACCGGCGCGCCGTTGCCCGGCGTCAGCTCGGTGCGCATCGACGACTACCAGGCCGCCTGCGCGATCACCCAGCATCTGATCGACCTCGGCCACCGCGACATCGGCTTCATCAGCGGCGACCCCAAGCACACCCCGAGCGCGCTGCGCAGCCGCGCGTTCTTCGACACCATGGCCGCGGCCGGGCTGCCGGTGGCGCCCACGCGCGTGGCCGAGGGCCTGTTCACCTACCGCTCCGGCCTGCTCGCCGCGACCGCGCTGCTGCACGCCACGCCGCGCCCGAGCGCGATCCTGTGCAGCAACGACGACATGGCCGCGGCCGCGGTCGCGATCGCCTACGGCCTGCGCCTGCGCGTGCCCGAGGACCTGTCGATCGCCGGCTTCGACGACACCCCGGTGGCGACCACGATCTGGCCGGAGTTGACCACCATCCATCAACCCGTCGCCGCGATGGGCCGCGCCGCGGTCGCGTTGCTGCTCGGCGAGATTCGTCAGCGCCGCGACGGCCTGCCCAACCGCGGCGTGCACCAGGTGATGAAGTACACGCTGGTGACGCGCGGCTCGACGGCGCCGCCCGCGGGGGCGGTCGCGACGTCGTGA